The Nicotiana tabacum cultivar K326 chromosome 14, ASM71507v2, whole genome shotgun sequence genome contains a region encoding:
- the LOC107780562 gene encoding stem-specific protein TSJT1-like translates to MLGVFSSSIVSPPDELVAAGSRTPSPKIKAEALVKRFVQNNSSAVSMQIGDHVQFAYTHCNESAVLPRSFAVKDDIFCLFEGSLDNLGSLRQQYGLAKSANEVMLVIEAYKALRDRAPYPPNHVVGHLEGNFTFIVFDKSTSTLFVATDQVGKVPLYWGITADGYVAFANDADLLKGACGKSLASFPQGCFYSTAVGELRSYENPKNKITAVPATEEEIWGAKYMVEGSAAVLAATK, encoded by the exons atgTTGGGTGTATTTAGCAGTTCCATTGTTTCGCCGCCCGACGAGCTTGTGGCCGCCGGAAGCCGGACTCCGTCGCCTAAGATCAAGGCGGAAGCTCTGGTGAAACGGTTTGTTCAAAACAATTCGTCGGCGGTTTCTATGCAGATCGGCGATCATGTCCAATTCGCGTACACTCACTGCAACGAGTCCGCTGTACTCCCCAG GTCATTTGCTGTTAAGGATGACATATTTTGCTTGTTTGAGGGATCACTTGACAACTTAGGGAGTTTGAGGCAACAATATGGCCTTGCCAAGTCTGCAAATGAGGTGATGCTGGTGATTGAAGCATACAAGGCACTTCGTGACAGGGCACCTTACCCTCCAAATCATGTTGTTGGTCACCTCGAAGGCAATTTTACTTTCATTGTCTTTGACAAGTCCACTTCCACCTTATTTGTAGCTACT GATCAAGTTGGAAAGGTACCCCTCTACTGGGGAATCACTGCTGATGGGTATGTGGCCTTTGCCAATGATGCTGATTTGCTCAAAGGTGCTTGTGGCAAGTCACTTGCTTCTTTTCCTCAAG GGTGTTTCTACTCTACAGCAGTTGGAGAGCTGAGAAGCTACGAGAACCCCAAAAATAAGATCACAGCCGTTCCTGCTACTGAGGAAGAAATCTGGGGTGCTAAGTATATG GTGGAAGGTTCAGCGGCTGTTCTTGCAGCcacaaaatag